Proteins from a genomic interval of Bdellovibrio sp. GT3:
- a CDS encoding SAM-dependent methyltransferase: MGFDVNNNYFPPEAALVYDEKNKKLAPISENMLFLIRLLLKELPAQSKILCVGAGTGNEILALAHFYPEWKFVALDPSAGMLDVCRKRLTDAGLADRCEFIHGYIHDTPPEVKYDAVLSILVAHFIHSDERLTYFKTIQDRLLPKGYLVNTEISYDLNSTEFPSMLENWKTIQSLMGGTHESLAKLPEVLRSMLSVLPPKQTEDILRDSGFPLPVRFFQAFMICGWYAQSS; this comes from the coding sequence ATGGGATTCGATGTGAACAACAACTATTTTCCGCCAGAGGCCGCTCTGGTTTATGATGAAAAAAACAAAAAACTCGCACCCATCTCCGAAAACATGCTTTTTCTGATTCGCCTGCTTTTAAAGGAACTTCCCGCCCAATCAAAAATACTTTGTGTTGGCGCAGGTACTGGAAATGAAATTCTGGCGTTAGCGCATTTTTATCCGGAATGGAAATTTGTGGCACTGGATCCCTCTGCCGGGATGCTTGATGTTTGCCGTAAACGTCTGACCGATGCAGGACTGGCTGATCGCTGTGAATTTATTCACGGGTATATTCACGACACGCCCCCGGAAGTTAAGTACGATGCCGTGCTTAGTATTTTGGTCGCGCATTTCATTCACTCTGATGAACGCCTGACTTATTTTAAAACTATCCAAGACCGACTGTTGCCGAAAGGCTATCTGGTGAATACAGAAATAAGTTATGACTTAAACTCAACCGAATTTCCATCAATGCTGGAAAACTGGAAAACCATTCAATCATTGATGGGTGGCACTCACGAAAGCCTGGCCAAGCTGCCCGAAGTGCTGCGAAGTATGCTTTCTGTGCTTCCCCCAAAACAAACTGAAGACATATTACGAGATAGCGGATTCCCGCTTCCCGTCCGGTTCTTTCAGGCATTTATGATTTGTGGATGGTATGCGCAATCAAGCTGA
- a CDS encoding SDR family oxidoreductase has protein sequence MNLTDQTILITGGGSGIGLGLAEAFEKLGNQVIIAGRSQSKLEMARAKGFATLTVDMTSQESIEGLAKEAIQKFPALNCVIHNAGIMKNEKLSKGDNAEIATDTVLTNMLGPILLTSFLLPHFLKQKSATIMTVTSGLAYVPLSMTPTYCATKAGIHSYTESLRFQMKDTAIEVKEIVPPYVQTHLMGERQAYDPNAMPLHEFIDEVMSILKNNPEVDEIVVQRAAAFHQASFGGEASYREIFKSRNEFFLNARKAEWDSM, from the coding sequence ATGAACTTAACAGATCAAACCATTCTTATCACTGGTGGAGGTTCCGGCATTGGCTTAGGACTTGCGGAAGCCTTTGAAAAACTGGGCAATCAAGTGATCATTGCTGGTCGCTCTCAATCCAAACTGGAAATGGCGCGCGCCAAGGGATTTGCAACTCTCACTGTGGATATGACCAGTCAGGAAAGTATCGAAGGCCTGGCCAAGGAGGCCATTCAAAAGTTTCCCGCTCTCAACTGTGTCATTCACAACGCTGGCATCATGAAGAATGAAAAGCTTTCGAAAGGCGACAATGCCGAAATCGCCACCGACACCGTCCTCACAAATATGCTGGGCCCAATTTTATTGACCAGCTTTTTACTGCCACACTTCTTGAAGCAAAAGTCCGCAACAATCATGACGGTGACTTCGGGTCTGGCCTACGTTCCTCTTTCCATGACTCCCACTTATTGCGCAACCAAAGCCGGTATTCACTCTTATACTGAAAGCTTGCGCTTTCAAATGAAGGACACGGCTATCGAGGTCAAAGAGATCGTGCCACCTTACGTACAAACGCACCTGATGGGCGAACGCCAGGCTTACGATCCCAACGCAATGCCCTTGCATGAATTTATTGATGAAGTGATGAGTATTTTGAAGAACAATCCTGAGGTCGATGAAATCGTTGTACAAAGAGCTGCCGCATTTCACCAGGCAAGCTTTGGCGGCGAAGCGTCCTACCGGGAGATCTTTAAATCCAGAAACGAATTTTTTCTTAACGCACGCAAAGCGGAATGGGATTCGATGTGA